From the genome of Chelonia mydas isolate rCheMyd1 chromosome 2, rCheMyd1.pri.v2, whole genome shotgun sequence, one region includes:
- the LOC119565595 gene encoding fucolectin-like codes for MEFLWHLLMVIGILAGTGVSQECTAQPGAWNLALRCPATQSSTYQNYGPEKAGAEKAVDGNHNGIWDNGSCTHTDCETEPWWRVDLGSPRSVSAVMVKNREDCCGERIKGAQIHVGDSKAGHGKDDPM; via the exons ATGGAGTTTCTCTGGCATCTACTAATGGTGATCGGGATCCTGGCAGGGACTGGAGTGTCTCAGGAATGCACCGCACAACCAGGGG CTTGGAACTTGGCGCTGCGGTGCCCGGCCACTCAGTCCTCCACATACCAGAATTACGGACCTGAAAAAGCTGGGGCTGAAAAGGCCGTGGATGGAAACCACAATGGGATTTGGGACAATGGCTCCTGCACCCACACCGACTGCGAGACAGAGCCGTGGTGGAGGGTGGACTTGGGCAGTCCTCGGTCTGTCTCCGCGGTGATGGTGAAGAACAGGGAggactgctgtggggagagaatcAAGGGGGCCCAGATCCATGTGGGAGACTCCAAGGCTGGCCATGGCAAGGACGACCCCATGTGA